TGCTCCAGGAACAGAAATGCGGACGGGACGGCGTGGGCCGGCAGCCGCCTCTTCAGGAATTCACGCAGCTCGCTGGCGCTGCTCCTGCTCCCCGGCTTTGCGACGATATGGGCGATCAGCCTGACATCGCCGGCCGCCTCGCGGCGCGGCTCGACGATGCCGGCGCGCACAGCCGGATGCTCGGCAAGCGCGTTCTCGATCTCCTTGAGCTCGATGCGGTAGCCGCGGACCTTGACCTGATGGTCGGCGCGGCCGAGGCATTCGATCGTGCCGTCACTGCGGCGGCGGGCGAGGTCGCCGGTCCGGTAGAGACGGCTGCCGGCTCGGCGCGCAAACGGATCGGGCAGGAAGCGCTGCCGGCTCTGCGCGGGATCGTTGACGTAGAAGCGGCCGACCCCGGCACCGCCGATGCAGAGCTCGCCGACCACCCCGACCGGCTGCGGCTGGAGGTTTGCATCGAGCACGTAGAGCTGGGTGTTCGGCAGCGGCGCGCCGACCGGCACGTTGGTTGTCGTCATCGCTGGCGCCCTGGTGAGGCGATGCAGGGAGACGTCGTCGGAACATTCCGACGCGCCATAGGCGTTGATCAGCGGCACTTTCGGGCAGCGGGCAAACCAGGCGCGGCAGAGATCGACCGGCAGCGGCTCGCCGGTCGAGATCATCAGCCGCAGTTTTGCGAAGGCGCGCCGGATCTGGGGCTCGTCCATGCGATCGAGGATCACGCGGAGCAGGGAGGGCACGATCTCGAGCACCGTGATGCCCTCGCGCGCGATCTCCTGCGCGAGCAGGATCGGGTCCTGCACGGTCGCGTTGGCACAGACATGGACCCGCGCGCCGACCATCGGCCCGGCGAGGAATTGCCAGACCGAAATGACAAAACTCTGCGGCGCGGTCTGGGCGATCACGTCCCTGGCCGTGAGGCCGAGCTCGGCGATCAGCGAGGCCAGATGGTTCGACAGTCCGCGCTGCTCGATCATGACGCCCTTCGGCGCGCCGGAGGAGCCGGACGTGTAGATGAGATAGGCAAGGCTCGCGGCGTCGCGCGGTGCGGCGCGGATCGGCTTGGCCGCCCCAGGCGCGATCGCGTCTTCGAGCTCGGCCACATGGATGCGCGCGACCAGCGGATCGAGCAGCGCCTCGACCATGGGCGATTGCGCGCGGGCAGCCAGCAGCACCCCGGCGCAGCTCGATCCCAAAATGGTCGCGAGCCGCGCTGGCGGCTGCTCGGGATCGAGGTTCAGGAAGGCCGCGCCCGCGCGCTGCACGCCGATCATCGCGGCGACGAGGTCGGGTCCCCGCTCTGCAAGCAGTGCAACCACGCTCTCGGCGCCAACGCCTTCGCGCGCCAGCCAGCCCGCCACAGTCTCGCTGCGGCGCGCCAGCTCGCGATAGGTCAGGGACGTTCGACCATCGGACATAGCGATCGCGTTCGGCGTCTTCTTCGCCTGGGCGTCGAAGCGTTCGCTGAGGTTGCCGCGCTTGCCAAAATTGACGCGGGCTCCGCGGCCTTGCGCCAGCAGCTGCCGGCGTTCGGCCTCGGCCAGCAGCGGCAGGCGCGAGATCTGCTGTTCCGGGTTGGCGATGGCGGCCTTGAGCAGGGTCTTGAATTGTGCGGCCATGTCCTCGATCGTCGCCGCGTCGAACAGGTCGGTGGCGTATTCGAAGAAGCCGGTGAAGCGGCCGTCGGCCTCGACCAGCTCCAGCGTGATGTCGAAGCGCGCGACCTTTGGATCGATCTCGATCCGCCGCGTCGACAGGCCAGGGAAGCGCGCCGCCTCGATCGAGGCGTTCTGGAGGATGAACATGATCCGGAACAGCGGATTGCCGTCCGTCCGTCGCGCCACCTGCAAGGCGCGCAACACCTCCTCGATCGCGAGGTCCTGGTTGCGGTAGGCATCGAGCGTGACCTGCCGCACCCGCCGCAACATCTCGCCAAAACTGGGATCACCGCCGAAATCGTTGCGCAGGATCAGCGTGTTGGCGAACAGCCCGATCAGGCGCTCGCTCTCGATCTGGTTGCGATTGGCGATCAGCGATCCGGTCGCGACGTCCTCATGCCCGGTGTGGCGGAACAGCAAGCACTGGAACGCCGCGAGCAGCGTCATGAACGGCGTGACGCCCTGGTCCTGGCTCAGCGCGCGGATATCGCCCGACAGCGTCGTGGAGAACTCGAAATAATGACGGGCGCCGTGACCGCTCCAGACCTCCGGTCTCGCCCGGTCGGTCCGCAGCGGCAGCGTGGTGACGCCGTCGAGCTGGGTCCTCCAGTAATCAAGTTGCTCCTTTGCCGCCAGCGTCTGCGCCCAGCTCTGCTGCCACAGCGCAAAGTCGCGATACTGGAAGGTGGGCGAGGGAAGCGCCGCCACCGCCTTCTTGCGTGCCGCGGCGTAATGGGCGGCAAGCTCCTCCCAGAACAGCCGCTGTGACCAGCCATCGGTGACGAGGTGATGAACGTTGACCACCAGCGCGTGGCTGGATCTGTTGAACGAGAGCAGCGTGACCCTCAGCGGTGGCTCGCGCGACAGATCAAATGGATATTGCGCGAGCTTGAGCGCCTCGCGCTCGACGACCGCGGCCAGCGTGCCGGCAGGGCAGGGCTTGAGCTTGATCCGATCGAACCGCGGCGGCGATCGCAGCACGCGCTGTGCCGGCTCGCCGTGCTGTTCGACGAAGACCGAGCGCAGCGCCTCATGCCGCGCGCAGATCGCGGTGAGGCCCGCAGAAAGCGCAGGGACATCGACTTGGCCTTTGAGGATCGCGACTTCGACGACATTATAGTTGTAATGCGTCGGATCGAGCCGGGAGAGCACGTACATCCGCTGCTGCTGGAACGACAGCGGCGCGTCGGTTTCTCTCGCCTGGCGCCAGGCCGGCAGCCCGGCTTTACGATAGCTTGCGGCGGTCTCGATCCGCGCCGCAAGCGCAGTGACCGTGGCGCAATCGAAGATGTCCTCGAACGAGAAGTCGACGCCGAAGCGTTCGCGCAGGCGCGAGCGCATCTGCGTCACGGCGAGCGAATCCGCGCCCAGCGCGAAGACGTCCTGATCGATACCGACCTGCGGAAGCTCGAGGAGACTGGCCCAGATCTCAGCGAGCTGGGTCTCCAGCGTGTTGCGCGGCAGTTGCTCCTCGTCGGCGTCCTCCGCCGTCGCGATCAGCTCGGCCAGCGCATTGCGCTTGACCTTGCCGCTGGCGCCTTTCGGCAGCGCCGCCACGCTGCGGATCAGGCTCGGCACCTTGTAGGCCGCGAGACGCTTGCGCGCGAATTGGCGCAGCTGGTCCGAAGTCGCCTCGGAATTCGGCCGCAGCACCACGACGGCGGCGACATTCTCGCCGAGCTTTGGGTGCGGGACGGCGAACACGCCGGCCTCCAGCACCGCCGGATGGCTCAAGAGGATCTCTTCCACTTCGAGCGGCGAGATCTTCTGGCCGCCGCGGTTGATGACGTCCTTGATGCGGCCGACGATGAAGAGATAGCCGTCGGCATCGAGATAGCCGAGATCGCCGGTCCTGAACCAGCCGTCGCGGAACGCGGTCCGCGTCGCCGCCTCGTCATTATAATAGCCGCGGCTCATGTTGGGGCCGCGCAGCATGATCTCGCCGCGCTCGCCGCTCGCAAGCAGCCGGCCGGTCTCGTCCATGATCGCGATCTCGGGGCCGGCGGCGCGCCCGACCGATCCGACCTTGCGTAGCTCGAACGGATTGGCCGCGATCTGCGAGGCCGCTTCGGTCATGCCGTAGGTCTCGAGCACGGGAACGCCGAACGTCGCCTCCAATCCGTTCAGGATCGCGGGCGCGAGCGAGGATGACGCCGAACGGATCACGCGCAGCGACGACGAACGGGCGCGGTCCGGGTCGGCTTCCGCCGCCGTCAGCAGTGCGCGATGGATGGTCGGCACCGCCGTGTACCAGGTCGGTTGCAGCTCCCGCATCCAGCCGAAGAAGGACGCGGCATCGAAACCCTCGGTGCAGATCACGCTGGAGCCTGCGGCCAGCGCCGTCAGCAGGCCGGAGATCAGGCCATGGGCGTGAAATAGCGGCAGAACGTTGAGCAGGCGATCGTTCGGCGCGAGCGACAGCACGCGGCCGGCATTGTAGGCGGAGAGGCACACATTGCGCTGTGTCAGCGGCACCATTTTCGGTCGCGCCGCCGTGCCCGACGTCAAGAGGATGAATGCATCGTCGTCGCCGCGCGAAGCGCCGCTGCCGCTGGCTGGAGCGACCGTCGGGCCGATGAATGCGCAGCCGCCGAGGTTGTCTTTCGGCCCCGGAACGAAATCGATCATCGCGATGTCGAGCGTCCTGGCGACGTCACGACTTGGTGAGTTCAAGTCGGCCCGGGTGACGAGCGCGGTGAGCTCCAGTTCGCTGAAATAGCGTTGCAGCTCGTCCGCGGTCAGATCGGGATTGACGGGAACGCAGGCGCAGCTTGATGCGACCGCGATCAGCGCCAGCGCGCTGTCTGCACCGCGTGGCAATGCAACGGCGATCCGGTCCGCAGGGCCGATGCCAAGTCCGCGCAGCGTGCGGATCAGATGCCGGATCAGCTCGTCCAGCCCGCCATAGGTGAGGGCCGGCCGGCCAGGGGCGAGGAGGGCCGGTGCTGACGGCGCTTTCCGCGCATAATGCTCGAGAAGACCGCCGATATGGGCAAAGGTGCTGGTTTCGGCACTTTCGCCGTCCGATCCCTCTCCCGCTCCGGATGCAATGTCGGACAACGCCATTCCCTTTTGATCTGATTGGGCTATTCTTCCCAAGACTTAGGGAACGCGTCCAGTCTGAGGTGAAGTTCGGGCCTCAAAATCTGTGGTTGAGGGCCCCAAAAGCCCTTCGACGGAGTGATGGTCGGGCAGAATCACCATGCTGGAGAACGAACCGGACACGGGAACGGGAAGCGGGCTGAAGCGCTGGCTTGAGGATATCGGTCTCGGCCATTACAGCGATCTCTTCGCACAACACCGCCTCGATCTCGACGTCATGGCGGACCTGACCGAATCCGATCTGGTCGAGCTCGGCTTGCCGCTCGGCGATCGCAAGCGGCTCCAGCGGGCGATGGCCGCGCTGTTCAAGGCGGAAACCGCGGAGACGCCGGCGCCAGCGCCGCGCCCGCAAACCCGGACGGAAGTCGGCGCCGAACGGCGTCAGCTCACCACCATGTTCTGCGACATGGTGGATTCCACCTCGCTGTCGGTGCAGTTCGATCCGGAAGACGTGCGCGACATGATCGCGAGCTTTCGCGAGACCTGCGTCCGCGTGGTGAAGCATTACGAAGGTTTCGCCGCCCGTTTCGTCGGCGACGGCATTCTGGTCTATTTCGGCTATCCGACCGCGCATGAGGACGATGCCGAGCGCGCGGTGCGTGCCGGGCTCGAGATCGTGCGCGTGCTTTCGACCGCCCGTGCGATCGAGCCGCGCGGGGCGCTCAGCCACTCGCCCGCCGTCCGCATCGGCATCGCAACCGGCCTCGTCGTGGTCGGCGACCTCGTCGGACAGGGCACCGAGGAGCGCGACTCCGCGGTCGGAGAGACCGTCAATCTCGCCGCGCGCCTGCAAGCCCTGGCGCCGCCCAATGGCGTCGTGATTTCCTCCTCGACCCAGTCGCTGCTGAAGGGGAAATTCGACTACCGCAATCTCGGCGTCCATGTCCTCAAGGGCATCTCGGAGAAGGTGCAGGCCTGGCACGTGGTGCGTGCCTCGCGGGTGGAGACCCGCTTTGCCGCCGCCATGGGCGGACGGCTGACGCCGCTCGTCAACCGCGAGGAGGAGATCGCGCTGTTGATGGGCCGCTGGCAGCAGGCCAAGGACGGCGACGGCCAGGTCGTGGTCAAGTTCGGCGAGCCCGGCATCGGCAAGTCGCGCATCATCCAGGAGATCTTCGAGCGGATCTCGGGCGACCGCCATGGCCAGGTCTCGTTCCAGTGCTCGCCCTATTACACCTCGACCGCGTTCTATCCGTTCGCCGAGCAGCTCAAATTCTCGCTCGGCCTCGACCGCGAGGATCCGTCCGCGATGTCGCTGGCGAGCCTGGAGACCGCGGTCGCCGCCGCGCATGGCGACATCGAGCAGGTCACGCCGCTGTTCGCCGCGCTGCTGTCGATACCGACCGGCGATCGCTATCCGCCGCTCGACCTGTCGCCGCAACAGCAGAAGGACGCGACCGTCGCGGCGCTGGTCAATCATTTCCTCGGGCTTGCGCGCGAGATGCCGCTGGTGATCGCGTTCGAGGATCTGCACTGGATCGATCCGACCTCCCGCGAGGTGATCGACCTTCTGGTCGACCGGGCGCAGAACCGGCCGATCCTCGTCATCATCACCGCGAGATCCGAATTCCAGCCGAGCTGGAACGCGCATTCGCACATCACGACGCTGGTGCTGAACCGCCTGAGCCGGCAGCTCCGCACGACGCTGGTCGAGCGCGTCGCCGGCAGGGAGCTTCCCAAGGAGGTCGTCGAGGAGATCATCGTCAAGACCGACGGCGTGCCGCTGTTCCTGGAGGAGCTGACCAAGACCGTTCTCGAATCCAACCTGCTGACCGAACGGCACGGACGCTACGTGCTGTCGGGCCCGTGGCGGCAGCTTGCGATTCCGGCGACGCTGACCGACTCGCTGATGGCGCGGCTGGACAGGATGGGTCCGTTCAAGCGGATCGCGCAGATTGGCGCCACCATCGGCCGCGAGTTCTCCTACGAGACGCTACACGCGGTCGCCAACACGCCGGCCGAGCAGATCGAGGCTGCGCTCAATCATCTGGAGGAGGCGGGGCTGATCATGCGCCGCGGCCATCCGCCCGATGCGCTCTACTCCTTCAAGCACGTGATGATCCAGAACGCCGCGCATGCGAGCCTCTTGCACAGCGAGCGTCGCAAGCTGCATTCCCGCATCGCCCAGGTGCTGGGGGAAATGTATCCGGAGAAGACCGAGCGCGAGCCGGAGCTGCTCGCCCATCACCTGACCGAATCAGGCCAGAGCGAGGGCGCCGCCAGCTTCTGGCTCAAGGCCGGCAAGCAGGCGGCCAAGAGCGGGGCCAATCTGGAGGCGATCGGCCATCTACGCCGGGGCTTGAGCGTCGTGCAGGCCAATGCGCGCATGCAGGGCGCCGACGAGATCGAGCTCGAGCTGCGCATCGCGCTCGGTAACGCGCTGATCGCGGCCAAGGGCTATGCGGTGCAGGAGGTCGAGGAGAACTACACCCGCGCGCTCGAGCTCGGTCAGCAGCTCGACGACGAGGAAAAGACCTTCGCCGCCACGCGTGGCCTCTGGGTGTGCCATTTCATCCGCGCCGACCTCACCCGCGCGCACGATCTCAGCGTCGAGCTGTTGAAGTTCGCCAAGCGCGAGCGGCTCAACGACCGGACCCACCCGGCGCAGCAGACCGGCTATCTGATCGAGGCGCACCGCTCGATCGCGATGACCATGCTCTATCGCGGCCGCTTTGCCGCGTCCCAGCATCATCTGCACCGCTGCATCAACCTCTACAGCCCCGACCTGCACTCCGATCTGATGGAGCGGCACGGCACCGATCCCGGCGTCGTCTCGCTGTCCTATCTCGGCTATCTCCTGTGGTTCCTCGGCCGGCCAGATGCCGCGCGCCAGCACAGCGAGCAGGCGATCCTGCATGCGGAGAAGATCCGCCATCCCTTCTCGCTCGCCTTCGCGCTCGTGTTCGGCGCCTATCTCTGCCAGCATCTGCGCGACATCGAGGGCACGCGCGACTACGCCAACCGCGCCATGATCATCGCCACCGAGCACAATTTCCTGCACTGGAAGCAGCAGGCCGCGATCCTGCGCGGCTGGGCGCTGGCGCAGCTCGGTGAGGCCGACGAAGGCATCAGCCAGATGCGCTTCGGCCTCGACGAATACGAGGCGATGGATTCCTGGCTCGCCGGCTGCTGGTTCCGCTGCCTGCTGGCGGAAGCCTATGCCAAGGTCGGGATGCGCGATGCCGCCTTGCGCGCGCTGGACGGCGCGCTCGCGACCGCGCGGCGGACCGGCGATCACTCCTACCTCGCCGAGGTCTATCGCCTGCAAGGCGAGATCACGCTGCTCGACCGTGACCCGGCCTCGGTGCAGGAGGCCGAGGATCTGTTCGCGCTGTCGCTGGAGACCGCGCGCAAGCAGGGCGCGCTGTCCTGGGAGCTTCGCACCGCCGTCAGCCTTGCGCGCCTGTCGCACGAGGCCGGCAAGCGCGAGCACGCAAGCCTCCTGCTGGTGCCGATCGTCGGCAAATTCAGCGAGGGCTTTTACACGCCGGACCTGAAGCAGGCGATGCAGCTCGTCAACGAGCTCGGTGCGGAAGTATCCGTGCGCGAACCGGCTGATCCCGTGCGATGAGTGACCTTGCCGCCGCGCGTGCGCGTTACGTCGCGATGATTGCCAAGCGCGAGCGGATTTCCTCACCGCGCTTGCTCGAAGCGCTGGCTGCCGTCCCGCGCGAGGATTTTCTCGCCAGAGGCCCTTGGCGTATCAAGAGCGAGGCGGCGCGCAGCTACCGGCTGACGCCAGATGCCGATCCGGTTCATCTCTATGACAATGTGCTGGTCGCGATCGACGCGCGCCGCAAGCTCGACACCGGGCTGCCGAGCCTGTGGGCGCATTTCGTCGATTTGCTCGAGGTCAAGGAGAAGGACCGTGTCGTGCAGATCGGCTGCGGGCTTGGCTATTTCTCGGCGGTGCTGTCGAAGATCGTCGGCCCAAAGGGCAGGGTGCATGCGATCGAATGCGACGAGCGGCTCGCGGCGCGGGCCGCGACCTATCTCCGCGCCTATGATAATGTCGCGGTCGTCCACGGCGACGGCTGCCGCGACATTGGCGAGCCGGCCGACGTGATCATCGTCCACGCCGGCTTCTCGCATCCGCATCCGCTCTGGCTGAAGTCGCTCCGCCCGCGCGGACGCCTTTTGGTGCCGTTGACCCAGCGCGACCGCGAAGGCGCCGCCCTCAAGATCACGCGCAAGGGCAAACGCTTCGAAGCCGAGGCGGTGCAGCAGATCCGGATCTTTCCCGGCCAGGGCCGAGGCGTGACTGCGCTCGACGACCGCGTCGCAGACTGGTGGCAGCGCGCCTCTGCCCTGGCCCCACTGCGCTTTCGCGGGATAGAGCAGGGGCTGCCGTCGGATGGCTAACGATTCGTTTCATTTTACCTTGATTGCGAATCCAAGTTTCCAATGTCTCGCACCGCTTGTATGACTGCGGCTCGATGGCCATTCGGGCGCGCTCCATGCATTCCGTTGCACTGCTGACTGCCAGCTATGCCAAGGATATCGAACGCTTTTCGCTGCTCAGCGAGAGCATCGACACCTGGCTGACGGGATACACGCGGCATTATGTTCTCGTTAACGATGAGGATGTGCCGCTGTTCGAACGGTTCGCGTCCGACAAGCGCGTCATCGTTCCGGCCTCGCGTTACTTGCCGAAATGGCTGTTCGCGCTGCCGCCGGCGCTTCAGTTCATCAGCAGCCGCAGGGTCTGGCTGTCGCTGCTGTCGTCGCCCGTGCACGGCTGGCACATCCAACAGATCCTGAAGATCGCCGGCGTCCTCAACGCGCCCGAGCAGCGCGTCTGCATCCTGGACTCGGACAATCTGTTCTTCCGCGAATTCGACGTCGGCCAGTATGCCGGCGGTGAGAAGACGCCGCTGTTCGTCACGCGCAAGGGGATCGACGCTGGTCACCCCTTGCATGTGCTGTGGCTGCGCACCGTCGACCAGCTCCTCGGCGTCAGGGACCGGTCCTTCCCCGCGGACGACTATGTCGGCAACGCGCTGGTCTGGGACAAGGACAGCGCGCGGGCGATGACCGCCGCCATCAAGTCGGCGACGGGCCTGAGCTGGGCGCTGGCGCTGTGCCGGAAGAAGAAGTTCTCCGAATACCTGCTTTACGGAAACTTCGTCGCGAACTCGCCGGAACATCTGGCGAGGCATCGGGTCACCGAGGACAGCATCGCCGTCTCGCACTGGGACGACACCCGCCTCGACCGCGCCGCGATCGAGGCGATGATGCGGGCCGCTTCGCCGGAGCAGGTCGCGCTGTGCATCCAGTCCTATTCGTCGACCTCGATCGACGACATCCGCGACGTGTTCCGCTTCAGTTCGCGCGATCGCCGCGCCCCGAGTCTTTCGCCGGATCACATCGGCGATGCGGCGGAATTCGAAGTGCCGAAGACCCTCAAACGTCCTTCGTGAACTTGCTGATCACGTCCATGAACGGTTTTGGCTTGAACTCGCCGTCGAGCGGCAGCGGACGGTTCGGCTGCTTGTCGGCGCGGGCGAAAACGCCGTTGATCCAGCTGTAGCGGTCCGAGAGACCCCAGGTCAGGATCGAGCGCACCGGCCCGCTGGTCGAGATCGCCGTCAGGAGATCATCGACGCGTTTGGCGACGATGGCATCGCGCTCCGCCGCATTTCCGGTTAGCTTCTGATCGTCGACGTCGAGCTCGGTGACGTAGACCTCGAGCCCCCACGCGCGCAGCTCGGTGACGAACTCGGCGAGGCCGTGCGTGTCGATCTCGAGCTCGGCATGCAGATGCGATTGCAATCCCACGGCATGCAGCGGCACGCCCTGGTCGAGCAGGTCCATGATCAGCGTGCGGTACGCCGCGCGCTTGGCGATGAACGAATCCTTCGCCGACTCGATGTCGTATTCGTTGATCGCGAGCTTGACGAAGGGATCGGCCGCGGCCGCCGTGCGGAAGGCCAGAGGGATCCAGCGCTCGCCGAGATGCTGCGTCCAGAACGTGTCGCGCCGGTCCTTCACACTGCGGGGATTGTCCAGGATCGGCTCGTTGACGACGTCCCACGACGTCAGCTTGTCCTTGTAATAGGACACGACGGTGCCGATGTGATCGACATAGGCGCGCTCGACGCCTTTGGCGTCCTTGATCTGCTTGGTCCAGTCCGGAATGTCGTGATACCAGGCGAGCGCGTGGCCGCGCATCGTCAGATCGTTCTTCTGCGCGAATTCATAGATGGCGTCGGCGCGTTCGAACGCGAATGTATGGGCATCCGGCCGCAGCATCGGCCATTTCAGCTCGAGCACCGGCACCACCTGGGTGCAATAGGTGCTGATGGCATCGCCAAGCCGCGGATCGGCTTGCAGGTCCCACAGTGTCGCGGCGGCGCCATAGCCGGGACGGCGCTGGGCGAACTTCGACGTCGGCGCGGCAGACGCCGACGCGCCCGCGACAAGGGACGCGGCACTGCCGAGGAGAAATTCGCGTCTGTCGAGCCTAGTCACGGCCGTCCTTTCGGAACCAACGCGCCATCGTACCAAGCGGCGCGTTGCGACGCCGGGGTTTTCCGTTGTTGGGTTAACCTTGTGGCGTTGTTCCAGTCTGGATCAGGGCTTTCGCCTCGCGGTCGCGAGAATCGCTTCGGCGAAAGGGCAAATTTAACGCTAACGGGCGAAAGCGGCGTCAAAACCTCATTCGCCGCCCGGTCTGCAGACTTATGTGACACTCTTGCGCGATGCTGCGGCGCGGTTCGTTCGCCCCGCCAAGATCCCGTTAAGGCCCATTGATTGACGGCCGTCATCATCGCAACGGTCCCGCATGCTGAACCGCCATTTCTCGATCTATCTCGTCGCCTATATCCTGCCCGCGGCGGTGGGCTTCTTCGCCGTCACGGCCTACACGCGGCTGCTGACGCCCGCGGAGTACGGCGTCTATGTCGTTGGCATCAGCCTTGCCGGCATTCTGGGCGCGATCTTCTTCGCCTGGATTAAGCTGTCGGTGTCGCGCTATCAGGCGATGTCGGCGGAGGTGGATTTCCGCGGCACGGCGATGGTCGCCTTCGCACTGACGGCGGCGGTGCTCTGCGCCACCACGCCGCTGGTGTTCCTGTTCCGCAGCGATCTCAGCGCCGAGCTGCTGCTGGCCAGCATGTTCGTCGCGATCATGGCCAATGCAGTCGATGTCGGCCAGGAGTTCGAGCGTGCCAAGCTGCGCCCCTATCGGTTCGCCGCGATCTCGATCGTGCGCAGCATCTCCAGCGTCGGCTTCGGCCTCGTCGGCATCTGGCTCGGTTGGGGCGGCCTCGGCCTGCTTGCGGCCTTTGGCCTCGGCTCGCTCACCGGCATCATTCTCAACCTCGTCGGCGACCGCAGCAAGATCGCGCGCTTTCAGCGCACCCAGTTCATGCAGCTGGCGCGCTACGGCCTGCCGCTGACGCTGGCCGGACTGTCCGTCGCGGTCTATTCGGCCTGCGACCGGCTCATTGTGGCTTATCTGCTCGGCAAGGACGCGGCTGGCATCTTCGGTGTCGCCGCCGATCTGCCGCGCCAGTTCATGGTCATGATCGCCTCCAGCGTCGCCGCGGCGACCGTACCGCTGGTGTTCCGGTCGCTGTCCGAGAACAGCAAGGAGACGACGCGGGAGCGACTGACCGAAAGTCTCGAGCTGCTGCTCGTCGTCGTCGCGCCGGTCGCGGTCTGGCTTGCGCTCGCGGCCGACCAGGTCGCCGGCACGCTCGTCGGCGTCGACTTCCGCGCCGGCGTGTCGGCGCTGCTGCCGACCCTCGTGCTCGCGCGCTTCTTCGGCATCGCCAACCAGTTCTATGTCCAGATCAGCTTTCAGCTCGCCGAGCGGCCGTTCATGCTGGCGGCGCAGTCCTTCCTCACGCTCGTTCTGAGCGTGCTGCTGATGTTCGTCCTGGTCGCCGGCTACGGCCTTTACGGTGCGGCGCTGGCGACGCTCGCGACCGAAGCCATCGGCTTCCTGGTCGCCGTCGTGCTGATGCACCGCGCCCATCCGGTCCCGTTCGATCTCAACCGCCTCGCCGGCGTTGCCGCTTCCGCCGCCGTGATGGCGGCTGCAATCCTGGTCGCGCGATCGCAAGCCGGCGGCACTGGTCTCGTGTCGCTCATCATCGTCAGTCTTACCGGCGGCCTTGCCTATGCCGCGACGGCCTGGCTGCTGAACGTCGCCAATGTCCGGACGCTGTCGCTGCGCTTCGCGCGCACGTTCAACCGGAAAGCGCTGGGCGTCTAGCCGGGCGCATCACACCCGGAGGCAGGTCTGACGCATGCGGCGATATGTGATCCGGATTGCGATCTTCGGTCTGCTCGGTCCCGCAGCAACGTATCTCGGCCTCTATTTGCTTGTGAGACATGCCGAGAGGTGGTGGTGGCCGCAGCCTGCGATCTATCTCGTCGAACTGCCGCCATTTCTTCTTTGCGCCGTCATTGACGGCGCGCTGAAGGATGCGCGCGCCTGGGAGCGTGCGGTCATCGCCGGGTTCAGCGCGCTCGTCGCATCGAGCCTGGCATTGGCCATTGCCTATGGAGGGCTCAGAGCCTGGACGCTCGGCTTGGTCGCGCCGTTCGCGGCGGTTGCCTGCTCCATTCTGGCGACAGGGACGGATGTGACGGGCAGCACGGATCCGATCGACCGGCTCTAGGTGGCGAGCATCTTCCGCGGTACCGCCGTCCGCCGCATGCGAGTTTCCCCTTGCGTTCTATTCCTTGTCACGGAATGCTGCGGACGAGCCGGGCCAGCCACGCCACATTTCATAGCGGCGGCCCGAGCCATGTCGTTAGCGCTTGAAAAGCAAAGT
This is a stretch of genomic DNA from Bradyrhizobium sp. CB2312. It encodes these proteins:
- a CDS encoding oligosaccharide flippase family protein, with the protein product MLNRHFSIYLVAYILPAAVGFFAVTAYTRLLTPAEYGVYVVGISLAGILGAIFFAWIKLSVSRYQAMSAEVDFRGTAMVAFALTAAVLCATTPLVFLFRSDLSAELLLASMFVAIMANAVDVGQEFERAKLRPYRFAAISIVRSISSVGFGLVGIWLGWGGLGLLAAFGLGSLTGIILNLVGDRSKIARFQRTQFMQLARYGLPLTLAGLSVAVYSACDRLIVAYLLGKDAAGIFGVAADLPRQFMVMIASSVAAATVPLVFRSLSENSKETTRERLTESLELLLVVVAPVAVWLALAADQVAGTLVGVDFRAGVSALLPTLVLARFFGIANQFYVQISFQLAERPFMLAAQSFLTLVLSVLLMFVLVAGYGLYGAALATLATEAIGFLVAVVLMHRAHPVPFDLNRLAGVAASAAVMAAAILVARSQAGGTGLVSLIIVSLTGGLAYAATAWLLNVANVRTLSLRFARTFNRKALGV